From a region of the Spelaeicoccus albus genome:
- a CDS encoding M56 family metallopeptidase, whose protein sequence is MAQTSIMLAVLAVLLAWPVPVLLARARWAGRDPLTALVLWQSIGLSGGLAMIGAGLVYAVSGISTRFPDGLGRLADMIWHGRLLTDLGPLRLIALAIALILALRLLSVLILSVVQTVRHRRRHRQLLDILSRPSVDHPEARLLDHTAPVAYCLPGPRNTMVLSAGIIDLLSKPELEAVIAHERAHLEWRHDLVILPFVSWHRALPWLRAATVAHQSISTLVEMLADDTAIRTVRPEVLASAIALVGRSEPPAGGFALASTATELRIQRLTSPPRRLAAWNRAVVVLGALALLAVPTVSLIVPFFP, encoded by the coding sequence ATGGCTCAGACCAGCATCATGCTGGCTGTTCTCGCTGTCCTGCTGGCATGGCCGGTGCCGGTGCTCTTGGCGCGCGCCCGCTGGGCGGGCCGCGACCCGTTGACGGCGCTCGTACTGTGGCAGTCCATCGGGCTGTCGGGCGGTCTGGCCATGATCGGTGCCGGACTCGTTTACGCGGTATCGGGCATTTCGACCCGCTTTCCCGACGGGCTCGGGCGACTTGCCGACATGATTTGGCACGGACGACTCCTGACCGATCTCGGCCCGTTGCGGCTGATTGCGCTGGCGATAGCTCTCATCCTTGCGCTGCGGCTCCTCAGCGTGCTGATCCTCAGCGTCGTCCAAACCGTGCGCCACCGCCGGAGACACCGTCAGCTTCTCGACATCTTGTCACGCCCGTCGGTCGACCATCCCGAGGCCAGGCTGCTCGACCACACCGCTCCGGTCGCCTATTGTCTGCCGGGCCCCCGCAACACCATGGTGTTATCGGCCGGGATCATCGATCTGCTCAGCAAGCCGGAACTCGAAGCAGTCATCGCGCACGAACGGGCCCATCTGGAATGGCGGCACGATCTGGTCATCCTGCCGTTCGTCTCGTGGCACCGGGCACTGCCCTGGCTCCGCGCGGCCACGGTCGCTCATCAAAGCATTTCGACGCTCGTGGAGATGCTTGCCGACGATACCGCGATACGAACGGTGCGCCCCGAGGTGCTGGCGTCGGCAATTGCACTGGTGGGTCGGAGCGAGCCTCCGGCCGGCGGGTTCGCGTTGGCGTCCACGGCCACGGAGCTGCGCATCCAGCGCTTGACGAGCCCGCCGCGGCGCCTTGCCGCGTGGAACCGCGCCGTCGTCGTCCTGGGTGCGCTGGCGTTGCTTGCCGTGCCGACAGTGTCGTTGATTGTGCCGTTCTTCCCCTGA
- a CDS encoding BlaI/MecI/CopY family transcriptional regulator: protein MDELWNNAASLSATDLREALAHRDLALTTVHTVLSRLEAKHFVQRQRDVRPHRYRATSSREDHVAELMHEVLGQAPDHEAVFARFLGAASTDETSTLRRLLGHSAKTRDPGPTA, encoded by the coding sequence ATGGACGAGCTCTGGAACAATGCTGCATCGCTGTCGGCCACCGATCTGCGTGAAGCGCTCGCCCACCGCGATCTGGCGTTGACGACCGTTCATACCGTGCTGTCTCGTCTTGAAGCCAAGCATTTTGTTCAGCGACAGCGCGATGTCCGTCCACACCGTTACCGGGCGACATCGTCGCGTGAAGATCACGTTGCCGAACTCATGCACGAGGTTCTCGGTCAGGCTCCCGATCACGAGGCGGTATTTGCTCGTTTCCTTGGCGCGGCGAGCACTGACGAGACGAGCACGCTGCGCCGACTGCTCGGCCACTCTGCGAAAACCCGCGATCCGGGCCCGACTGCGTAG
- the sepH gene encoding septation protein SepH, translating to MQDLKLLGVHDDEEHLVLAGPEGERYLLPVDEALYAAVRRDRAHLGQLQAGQDPARPRDIQAKIRAGLTAEEVAEGAGVPLEQVRRYEGPVLAERSHIAELAGRVLVYSSQDPAADGRPLADLASERLRLRDVDLETAGWDAWRRPDSRWYVELTFTAGGKKRTASWTFDRGSLTPEDDEARWLTDSGPVDSGPLPPRRLTAVSDNGSREDAPDETTAPSTDHLLDTLGARRGRRTPVDPHVDDSDPYGGLLDEDSDAPASGAGTAHLAAAVDPDDGPDDRNDASTAPGVWPLGAHTAASAPEEADSPEVLAVPDRPERDKPAGKAFGKSAKKARKSKDAGKSPEPADSSAPAGATGQDDQLPGQQSLLDDENFTPPAAKRGKRHSVPSWDEIMFGAKRD from the coding sequence ATGCAGGATCTTAAACTGCTTGGTGTTCACGATGACGAAGAACATCTGGTGCTGGCCGGCCCGGAGGGCGAACGATATTTGCTGCCGGTCGATGAAGCGCTGTACGCCGCTGTCCGTCGCGACCGCGCACATCTCGGGCAGCTGCAAGCCGGACAGGATCCGGCCAGGCCGCGTGACATTCAAGCGAAGATCCGTGCGGGTCTGACTGCCGAAGAGGTCGCCGAAGGCGCAGGCGTCCCCCTCGAGCAAGTACGCAGGTACGAAGGTCCGGTTTTGGCCGAACGTTCCCATATCGCTGAGCTTGCCGGTCGGGTACTCGTTTATTCGTCCCAGGATCCCGCCGCCGACGGTCGACCGTTGGCCGACCTGGCGTCCGAGCGGCTCCGCTTGCGCGACGTCGATCTCGAGACGGCCGGCTGGGACGCCTGGCGCCGGCCCGATTCGCGCTGGTACGTCGAGCTGACATTCACTGCCGGCGGCAAGAAGCGCACGGCCAGTTGGACGTTCGACCGCGGCTCGCTCACCCCCGAGGACGACGAAGCCCGCTGGCTGACGGACTCCGGCCCCGTGGATTCCGGCCCGTTGCCGCCCCGCCGGTTGACGGCCGTCTCGGACAACGGCTCGCGGGAGGATGCGCCGGACGAGACGACGGCGCCCAGCACCGATCACTTGCTGGACACGCTTGGCGCGCGTCGCGGCCGGCGCACGCCCGTCGATCCGCACGTCGATGACTCGGATCCGTACGGCGGGCTACTGGACGAGGATTCCGATGCGCCGGCAAGCGGCGCCGGCACTGCGCATTTGGCTGCCGCAGTCGACCCGGACGACGGTCCCGACGATCGAAATGACGCGTCCACCGCACCCGGCGTGTGGCCGTTGGGCGCGCACACTGCCGCTTCGGCACCCGAGGAAGCCGATTCGCCCGAGGTGCTCGCCGTGCCCGACCGCCCGGAGCGGGATAAGCCTGCCGGCAAGGCCTTCGGCAAGTCCGCTAAGAAGGCCAGAAAGTCCAAGGACGCCGGAAAGTCGCCGGAGCCCGCGGACTCCTCGGCCCCGGCCGGCGCAACGGGTCAGGATGACCAGCTTCCCGGCCAGCAAAGCCTCCTGGACGACGAAAACTTCACCCCGCCCGCGGCAAAACGCGGAAAGCGACACAGCGTGCCGAGCTGGGACGAGATCATGTTCGGAGCCAAACGCGACTGA
- a CDS encoding ferrochelatase, which yields MDSSASAGAADFSPFDSLLLLSFGGPEKPDDVLPFLKNVTAGRGIPDERLIEVGEHYYSFGGRSPINDQNRQLIAALEADLERREVDVPLYWGNRNWEPYIDDTLRRIHADGHRNVGVITTSAYSSYSSCRQYREDLGMALEKLHAEGIDLTVDKIRQYYNHPGFVSASADNVEAALRAVGAGTGTKVLFVTHSIPQTMQEASEVGTPGYLRQHEDLMRTIISEVSERLGRIVEGELVFCSRSGPPTQQWLEPDINDRMAELKAEGISGVVAAPIGFVSDHMEVKFDLDTEARQTASELDLDYYRAATVGTSEAFVSGLVDLLAERAAELRGETPAVPVGGSLPACSPGSGACAVDCCIGKFDRPVAPVWPATASGIG from the coding sequence ATGGACAGTTCCGCATCGGCCGGCGCGGCCGACTTTTCGCCTTTTGATTCGCTCTTGCTCTTGTCGTTCGGCGGCCCGGAAAAGCCCGACGACGTCTTGCCCTTTTTGAAAAATGTGACGGCCGGCCGCGGTATTCCGGACGAACGGCTCATCGAGGTGGGCGAACATTACTACTCGTTCGGCGGCCGCTCGCCGATCAACGACCAGAACCGGCAGCTCATCGCTGCGCTGGAAGCGGACCTCGAGCGCCGGGAAGTCGACGTGCCGCTGTACTGGGGCAATCGGAACTGGGAACCGTACATCGACGACACGCTACGGCGCATCCACGCCGATGGGCACAGGAACGTCGGCGTGATCACGACAAGCGCGTACTCGTCGTACTCGAGCTGCCGGCAATACCGCGAAGACCTCGGAATGGCGCTCGAGAAGCTCCACGCCGAAGGTATCGACCTGACGGTGGACAAGATTCGCCAGTACTACAACCACCCGGGGTTCGTCAGCGCGAGCGCGGACAATGTCGAAGCAGCGCTCCGCGCCGTCGGCGCGGGCACCGGTACCAAGGTGTTGTTCGTCACACATTCCATCCCGCAAACGATGCAAGAAGCCTCCGAAGTCGGCACCCCCGGATATTTGCGCCAACACGAAGACCTGATGCGCACGATCATCAGTGAAGTCTCCGAACGGCTCGGCCGGATAGTCGAAGGCGAACTCGTCTTTTGCTCCAGGTCCGGCCCACCCACGCAGCAATGGCTGGAACCGGACATCAACGACCGAATGGCCGAGCTGAAAGCGGAAGGCATCTCCGGGGTCGTTGCCGCGCCGATCGGGTTCGTCTCCGACCATATGGAAGTCAAATTCGACCTGGACACCGAAGCGCGCCAGACGGCGTCCGAACTCGATCTGGACTATTACCGTGCCGCGACGGTCGGCACGTCCGAGGCATTCGTCTCGGGCCTTGTCGATCTGTTGGCCGAACGTGCTGCCGAGCTTCGAGGCGAAACCCCCGCTGTGCCGGTCGGCGGCTCGCTGCCGGCCTGTAGCCCGGGCAGCGGCGCGTGTGCCGTGGATTGTTGCATCGGAAAGTTCGATAGGCCGGTCGCGCCGGTGTGGCCGGCAACGGCGTCCGGCATCGGATAA
- a CDS encoding DUF4193 domain-containing protein has product MATDYDAPRKTDEDLSSDSLEDLKAQRTQKKASSVDEDETEVAEGYELPGADLSNEELSVRVLPKQSDEFTCMECFLVRHRSQLASDKDGVLICKDCAA; this is encoded by the coding sequence ATGGCGACGGATTACGACGCGCCTCGTAAGACAGACGAGGACCTCAGCTCGGACTCGTTGGAAGACCTCAAGGCACAACGCACCCAAAAGAAGGCAAGCAGTGTCGATGAGGACGAAACGGAGGTCGCGGAAGGCTACGAACTTCCCGGCGCCGACCTTTCCAATGAGGAACTGTCGGTTCGCGTGCTTCCCAAGCAGTCGGACGAGTTCACCTGCATGGAATGTTTCCTGGTCAGGCACCGCTCGCAGCTCGCGTCCGACAAGGACGGCGTGCTGATCTGCAAGGACTGCGCGGCTTGA
- a CDS encoding DUF3093 domain-containing protein has product MATSAPRYTERLWPSWWVWLIAACVAAGTSLIVAPVSAAAAVIVPVVVAILFLWWLVSLATRIEVTDGEVIVGKAHIDKRFVGGAEAFTGRDAVMARGIKLDARAYLHIRGWIPDVVKITIDDDSDPTPYWLVSTRDPAGLTKALG; this is encoded by the coding sequence ATGGCAACGTCTGCACCACGGTATACCGAGCGTTTATGGCCTTCATGGTGGGTTTGGCTGATTGCCGCGTGCGTCGCGGCCGGCACGTCCCTCATTGTCGCCCCGGTGTCGGCTGCCGCCGCGGTCATAGTGCCGGTGGTCGTGGCGATCTTGTTCTTGTGGTGGCTCGTCAGTCTTGCTACTCGGATCGAGGTCACTGACGGCGAGGTGATAGTCGGCAAGGCGCACATCGACAAGCGCTTCGTGGGCGGTGCCGAAGCGTTCACGGGCCGGGATGCCGTGATGGCGCGCGGGATCAAGCTCGATGCGCGCGCGTATTTGCATATTCGGGGCTGGATTCCGGATGTCGTGAAGATCACCATTGATGACGACTCCGATCCGACCCCGTACTGGCTCGTTTCCACACGAGACCCCGCAGGGTTGACAAAGGCGCTCGGCTAA
- the dut gene encoding dUTP diphosphatase — MTESPIRVPLVRLDKDMPLPAYEKHSDAGADLRTAVDVRIEPGERAVVGTGIALALPHGYVGLVHPRSGLAVKHGLSVVNSPGTIDAGYRGEIKIPLINTDAHHAIDLKRGDRVAQLLVQRVETAEFDVVDELPASERGTGGFGSTGGFASPADEGSAAGAAADGLAATTAKAEN, encoded by the coding sequence GTGACCGAATCGCCAATCCGCGTACCCCTCGTTCGACTCGACAAGGATATGCCGCTGCCGGCATACGAAAAGCATTCGGATGCCGGCGCCGACCTGCGCACGGCCGTCGACGTGAGAATCGAACCGGGCGAACGGGCAGTCGTCGGCACCGGCATCGCCCTGGCGCTCCCGCACGGCTACGTCGGCCTGGTGCACCCTCGGTCCGGGCTTGCCGTCAAGCACGGTCTCAGCGTGGTGAACTCGCCGGGCACCATCGATGCCGGATACCGCGGCGAGATCAAGATCCCGCTGATCAACACCGATGCGCATCACGCCATCGACCTCAAACGGGGCGACCGCGTGGCGCAGCTGCTGGTCCAACGCGTCGAAACTGCGGAGTTCGACGTGGTCGATGAGCTGCCGGCATCCGAACGCGGGACCGGCGGTTTCGGCTCAACCGGGGGTTTCGCGTCTCCGGCCGACGAGGGGTCCGCAGCCGGAGCGGCCGCCGACGGATTGGCAGCAACGACCGCAAAGGCAGAGAATTAA
- a CDS encoding DUF3710 domain-containing protein, with product MGLFSRKKKTVVDSGPSKRASRIEADRADAEESPDVDENAADESAAASSAEETTEGAATQPDDVPETRRSRRRREAEQAGKATGKPAAEPAGTKARTDDDGADKSAPTDRADSGPYDAAEDAGRAPRVDLGSLQIPAVDGMQLGLDVDENQERIVSVTCDFGESTLQLQAFAAPRSEGLWHEIRHQIAASVTKQGGTADTSDTSFGPEVLARIPSRTGDGRTGVRQARFVGVDGPRWFLRAVIGGEALTDDRERETVEDVLRGVVVTRGEEPMAPRDLLPLTPPLTDDESDEEPGAGDELNPFRRGPEITEVH from the coding sequence ATGGGATTATTCAGTCGCAAGAAGAAGACGGTGGTGGATTCCGGGCCGAGCAAACGAGCAAGCCGGATCGAGGCCGATCGGGCCGACGCGGAGGAGTCCCCGGACGTCGACGAGAACGCCGCTGACGAGAGCGCAGCCGCCTCGTCCGCCGAGGAAACTACCGAGGGCGCGGCGACGCAACCGGACGACGTACCGGAAACCCGCCGAAGCCGCCGCAGGCGCGAAGCCGAGCAAGCCGGCAAAGCGACCGGCAAGCCCGCGGCCGAGCCCGCCGGCACGAAGGCGCGGACCGACGATGACGGCGCAGACAAGTCCGCGCCGACCGACAGGGCGGATTCGGGCCCGTACGACGCCGCCGAAGACGCGGGCCGAGCCCCGCGCGTGGACCTGGGGTCACTGCAGATCCCGGCGGTCGACGGCATGCAGCTTGGACTCGACGTCGATGAAAATCAAGAACGCATAGTGTCGGTCACTTGCGATTTCGGTGAGTCGACGCTGCAACTGCAAGCCTTCGCGGCGCCGCGGTCGGAGGGCCTGTGGCATGAAATCCGCCACCAGATCGCCGCTTCGGTGACGAAGCAGGGCGGCACCGCCGATACATCGGACACGTCGTTCGGCCCCGAAGTGCTTGCCCGCATCCCGTCTCGCACCGGCGATGGCCGGACCGGCGTGCGCCAAGCCCGGTTCGTCGGCGTCGACGGGCCCCGATGGTTCCTTCGTGCAGTGATCGGGGGAGAAGCCCTGACCGACGACCGTGAACGGGAAACAGTCGAGGACGTTCTACGGGGCGTTGTCGTGACCCGCGGCGAAGAGCCGATGGCGCCGCGCGATCTGCTGCCGCTGACGCCGCCGTTGACGGACGACGAGTCCGACGAGGAGCCGGGTGCGGGCGACGAGTTGAACCCGTTCCGGCGAGGACCGGAGATCACCGAGGTTCACTGA
- a CDS encoding OB-fold nucleic acid binding domain-containing protein — protein MAKQREPLFAGREKIEADEDAKFVGRTASEPIASLRTRRHARVTGVIISLVQSVPSVSPSLTVEVSDGSGVLTVTWLGRRAISGVMAGRYIQVDGMVDAGDGRPVMFNPSYSLAVAQ, from the coding sequence GTGGCCAAGCAACGTGAACCGCTGTTCGCCGGACGCGAAAAGATCGAAGCCGACGAGGACGCCAAGTTCGTCGGCCGGACGGCGTCGGAGCCCATCGCGTCGCTGCGTACCCGCCGGCACGCACGCGTCACCGGGGTGATCATCTCCCTGGTGCAAAGCGTCCCATCGGTGTCGCCGTCGCTGACCGTCGAAGTCTCCGACGGCTCCGGCGTCCTGACCGTTACCTGGCTGGGGCGGCGGGCCATCAGCGGTGTGATGGCCGGCAGGTACATCCAAGTGGACGGCATGGTCGATGCCGGGGACGGACGCCCGGTCATGTTCAACCCCTCCTACAGTTTGGCGGTCGCCCAATGA
- a CDS encoding DUF3159 domain-containing protein, which yields MSDPEREPADERVAKALAGTGFGKAADGSVAGAIGGVWGIVDSVLPGLLFVVVYTITRLLVPSLVAAVGAGLVLLAIALIRRQPVGQAIGGFVGVAICAVFSLRSGNAASYFVPGFFITGSAAVLYAVSIFVRWPLIGIIVGYLRGEAWREDPAKMRLYRGITWMWVGMFGLRLAIQLPLYFTDHVVALGTLRLVLGVPLFALVIWISWLIIRQAPATPGDQARPLRLR from the coding sequence ATGAGTGATCCGGAACGCGAACCGGCCGACGAGCGCGTCGCCAAGGCGCTGGCCGGGACCGGATTCGGTAAGGCGGCCGACGGGTCGGTGGCCGGCGCAATCGGCGGAGTCTGGGGGATTGTCGACTCGGTGCTGCCCGGACTGCTGTTCGTCGTCGTGTACACGATCACTCGCTTGCTCGTGCCGTCGCTGGTAGCCGCGGTCGGCGCCGGCCTCGTGTTGCTCGCGATCGCCTTGATTCGTCGTCAACCGGTGGGTCAGGCAATCGGCGGATTCGTCGGAGTGGCCATCTGCGCGGTCTTTTCGCTACGCAGCGGCAACGCGGCAAGTTACTTCGTGCCGGGCTTTTTCATCACCGGGTCGGCGGCAGTGCTGTACGCCGTCTCCATTTTCGTGCGGTGGCCGCTCATCGGCATCATCGTCGGCTACCTGCGCGGCGAGGCCTGGCGGGAAGACCCCGCAAAGATGCGGCTCTACCGCGGAATCACCTGGATGTGGGTGGGCATGTTCGGCCTCCGGCTCGCCATCCAGCTGCCGCTGTACTTCACCGATCACGTCGTCGCGCTCGGCACCTTGCGTCTCGTTCTCGGCGTGCCGCTGTTCGCATTGGTGATCTGGATCTCGTGGCTGATCATTCGGCAGGCGCCAGCAACGCCAGGAGATCAGGCTCGGCCTCTTCGGCTACGATGA
- a CDS encoding potassium channel family protein, whose product MRVVIAGAGSVGRSIARELIAHKHSVMLIDKSADAMKRERVPGADWLLADACETAGLADANLDDADVVVAATGDDKTNLVLLLIAKTEFAVPRTVGRVNNPKNEWLFDSSWGVDVAVSTPRLMTALVEEAVEVGGLVRLLKFEQGRSGLVEFTVHHLSPVVGKAVGRLSWPAGATIVAILRNSRAIAPSADDVLESGDELFFIVAEEAEPDLLALLAPAE is encoded by the coding sequence ATGAGGGTTGTCATTGCCGGAGCCGGCAGCGTCGGACGGTCGATCGCCCGCGAGCTGATCGCTCACAAGCATTCCGTCATGCTGATCGACAAGTCGGCCGATGCTATGAAGCGCGAGCGCGTGCCCGGAGCCGATTGGCTCCTTGCCGATGCGTGCGAGACCGCGGGCCTGGCCGATGCGAATCTGGACGACGCGGATGTCGTCGTGGCGGCGACGGGTGACGACAAGACCAATTTGGTGCTCCTGCTCATCGCCAAGACCGAATTCGCGGTCCCGCGCACCGTCGGCCGGGTGAACAATCCGAAGAACGAATGGCTGTTCGACTCGTCCTGGGGCGTGGACGTCGCGGTGTCCACGCCGCGTCTGATGACGGCTTTGGTCGAAGAAGCCGTCGAAGTGGGCGGTCTTGTCCGGCTATTGAAATTCGAGCAGGGCAGGTCCGGGCTGGTGGAATTCACCGTGCATCACTTGTCGCCGGTGGTGGGAAAGGCCGTGGGCCGGCTGAGCTGGCCGGCCGGCGCCACCATCGTGGCGATCTTGCGCAATTCGCGGGCCATCGCGCCCAGCGCCGACGACGTGTTGGAAAGCGGCGACGAGTTGTTCTTCATCGTAGCCGAAGAGGCCGAGCCTGATCTCCTGGCGTTGCTGGCGCCTGCCGAATGA
- a CDS encoding potassium channel family protein — MHFVIMGCGRVGASLARTLDDAGHSVAVIDQDEAAFLRLGDDFSGQTVTGLGFDRETLDEADTADAYAFAAVSSGDNSNILGARVARETFGVAHVAARIYDPGRAEIYQRLGIPTVATVRWTADQVLRRILPQGSIGEYREPSGALVLAEVNMHSSWVGRTVGVLESASGSRVCYLTRTGEGLLPSSGTVIQEGDLVHVMLEASRRDDVAKILGGKAEGDVE, encoded by the coding sequence ATGCACTTTGTGATCATGGGGTGCGGGCGCGTAGGCGCCTCACTGGCGCGAACGCTGGACGATGCCGGGCATTCCGTCGCCGTCATCGACCAGGACGAGGCTGCGTTTCTTCGCCTCGGAGACGACTTCTCCGGGCAGACCGTGACGGGGCTGGGATTCGACCGCGAAACACTTGACGAGGCCGATACGGCCGATGCTTATGCTTTTGCGGCAGTCAGCAGCGGCGACAACTCGAACATCCTGGGCGCCAGGGTGGCGCGCGAGACGTTCGGCGTTGCCCACGTGGCTGCGCGCATCTACGATCCGGGGCGGGCCGAAATCTATCAGCGGTTGGGCATCCCGACCGTCGCCACCGTGCGGTGGACGGCCGATCAGGTGCTGCGGCGCATTTTGCCGCAAGGCAGCATTGGCGAATACCGCGAGCCCTCCGGCGCGCTGGTCCTTGCCGAAGTGAACATGCATTCCAGCTGGGTCGGCAGAACGGTGGGCGTCCTTGAATCGGCGAGCGGCTCCCGCGTGTGCTACCTGACCCGGACCGGCGAGGGGCTCTTGCCGTCGTCCGGCACCGTCATTCAGGAAGGCGATCTGGTGCATGTCATGCTGGAAGCGTCCCGGCGCGACGACGTGGCCAAAATCTTGGGTGGCAAAGCGGAAGGTGACGTCGAATGA
- a CDS encoding APC family permease, with product MATITDAVKRVLVGRPYRSDRLQETLLPKRIALPVFASDALSSVAYAPDEIFLTLSLAGITALTVSPWVGGAVALVMLVVVASYRQNVRAYTSGGGDYEVAKVNLGRQAGITVASALLVDYVLTVAVSISQASHYASTAIPALRGYETFIAVFLVLVITAANLRGVRESGRAFAVPTYIFIIAVIGMVIWGFIRIVSGSRLEAASAAYHVAPHAGWETGLMGLAGAFLVMRAFSSGCAALTGVEAIANGVPAFRKPKSKNAATTLLILGAIGISMLMGIMFLAGAVKLHFVTNPARQLLTAGGTPVGHDYVQEPVIGQLARAVFSNFTPAFYLVAVVTGVILVLAANTAFSGFPGLASILARDGFLPRQLNTRGDRLAFSNGILTLAVAAIVLISVFHADTTRLIQLYIIGVFVSFTVGQFGMVKHWTRELRLLTDKKKRARVMRSRLINLTGLILTGIVLVVVLITKFLLGAWIAIVAMIVLYLMMTGIHRHYARISEELEPVGDDDSRLLPSNVHAIVLVSKVHKPTLRALAYARATRPTILEALTVSVDDEEARSLQSAWDDQDLPVPLTVIASPYREITRPIIQYVRRIRRESPRDVIVIYIPEYVVGHWWEHMLHNQTALRLKSRLLFATGVMVANVPWRLQSSWRAVDSRNYAEEKTREWK from the coding sequence GTGGCAACAATTACCGATGCCGTGAAGAGAGTACTTGTCGGGCGCCCCTATCGCAGCGACCGGCTTCAAGAAACTCTACTTCCCAAACGCATCGCACTTCCCGTCTTCGCCTCCGACGCGCTGTCGTCGGTGGCGTACGCGCCCGATGAGATCTTTCTGACCTTGTCGCTGGCCGGCATCACGGCTTTGACTGTGTCGCCCTGGGTGGGCGGGGCCGTGGCGCTCGTCATGCTCGTGGTTGTCGCCTCCTACCGGCAGAACGTGCGTGCCTACACATCGGGCGGCGGGGATTACGAAGTCGCCAAGGTCAACTTGGGCCGGCAAGCCGGGATCACGGTCGCCAGCGCCCTCCTCGTCGACTACGTGCTGACGGTCGCCGTGTCGATCTCGCAGGCATCGCACTACGCCTCCACGGCGATACCGGCGCTCCGCGGGTACGAGACGTTCATCGCCGTGTTCCTGGTGTTGGTCATCACGGCGGCCAACTTGCGCGGCGTGCGCGAATCCGGCAGAGCGTTCGCCGTGCCGACGTACATCTTCATCATCGCGGTGATCGGGATGGTCATTTGGGGCTTCATCCGGATCGTGTCCGGCTCCCGACTCGAGGCCGCGTCGGCCGCGTACCACGTGGCCCCGCACGCCGGATGGGAGACCGGCTTGATGGGGCTGGCCGGCGCCTTCCTCGTCATGCGCGCCTTCTCGTCGGGCTGCGCCGCGCTGACCGGTGTCGAAGCGATCGCCAACGGCGTCCCGGCATTCCGCAAGCCCAAGAGCAAGAACGCCGCCACCACTTTGCTGATACTCGGTGCCATCGGCATCAGCATGCTGATGGGCATCATGTTCCTGGCGGGTGCCGTCAAGCTGCATTTCGTGACGAACCCGGCCCGTCAGCTCCTCACGGCCGGCGGGACGCCGGTCGGCCACGACTACGTGCAAGAGCCGGTGATCGGGCAGCTGGCCCGGGCCGTCTTTTCGAACTTCACGCCCGCGTTCTACCTGGTTGCCGTCGTCACCGGCGTCATCCTCGTGTTGGCGGCCAATACGGCGTTCTCCGGCTTTCCGGGACTTGCCTCCATCCTCGCCCGTGACGGGTTTCTGCCCCGTCAGCTCAACACGCGCGGCGACCGCTTGGCGTTCTCGAACGGGATCCTCACCCTCGCCGTTGCCGCCATCGTGCTCATCAGCGTCTTTCATGCCGACACCACCAGGCTCATTCAGCTGTACATCATCGGCGTGTTCGTCTCGTTCACGGTGGGCCAGTTCGGAATGGTCAAGCATTGGACACGCGAACTGCGTCTTTTGACGGATAAGAAGAAGCGCGCCCGGGTGATGCGCTCGCGGCTGATCAACCTGACCGGACTGATCCTCACCGGCATCGTGCTGGTCGTGGTTCTCATCACCAAGTTCCTGCTTGGCGCCTGGATCGCGATCGTGGCAATGATCGTGCTGTATCTGATGATGACGGGCATCCACCGGCACTACGCGCGGATCTCCGAAGAGCTTGAGCCCGTCGGGGACGACGATTCGAGGCTTCTGCCGTCGAACGTGCACGCCATCGTGCTGGTTTCCAAGGTGCACAAGCCGACGCTGCGCGCCTTGGCGTACGCTCGGGCCACCAGGCCGACGATCCTCGAAGCACTGACGGTGAGCGTCGACGACGAGGAGGCCCGGTCGCTACAGTCGGCCTGGGACGACCAGGACCTGCCCGTCCCACTGACGGTCATCGCATCGCCGTACCGCGAGATCACGCGGCCGATCATCCAATACGTGCGCCGGATCCGCCGCGAATCGCCGCGCGATGTCATAGTGATCTATATCCCCGAATACGTCGTGGGCCACTGGTGGGAGCACATGCTGCACAACCAGACGGCCCTCCGGCTGAAATCGAGACTGCTCTTTGCCACGGGCGTGATGGTGGCCAATGTGCCCTGGCGGCTTCAGTCGTCGTGGCGGGCGGTCGACTCCCGAAATTACGCGGAAGAGAAGACACGCGAATGGAAATGA